The following is a genomic window from Puntigrus tetrazona isolate hp1 chromosome 20, ASM1883169v1, whole genome shotgun sequence.
TGCATGGACTGCAAAACGAATTGTTCTCTGGCAGGTTTAACAAAGAGACGCAGCACTGCAGGTTACACTTTTCAACACTAGATGGGGATGTTGCCACAAGCATAACTTTAGTTGAccgcttttatttatatttataatttgtaaaataaacataattcgTTTATATGTATGAGTGTAAAAAAAGAGCCCCCCAGTCTTACTCTTTATGTTAAGCGATATTGGAATGATGGAAACGCAGTCTCAAGACTTCAAAAGACGCAGGTGTAACGGTCAAAGACGTCCGGTTTAGCGCATTTACACAGAAGAGGCTTGAAGAGGAGACTTTGGAAACTTTCTTTACACACTGCAGTCCAAACATAAGTATGTTTTTATCACAAATTAACCTTTAAATTGAACGTGTCCAAACTAAATTgcattgggttttttttttgtttgtttgttttggtattAGACTTAGCAAGCATTCAGGTTTACCTAAAACTTTAcgtaatgttaatataaacattacatttcatagtattgatttattaattaggGTTTTGTCCAAACAACTCATATATTTTGCCTTTTGAATAGTTTTGGAAATCATAATCGTTTTATTGTTTATCGACACAGCAGATTCTAATGACAGCTAGCCCCAGGTCttctttatattattgttaaatagactatgtattcatttattaattcattttcagttaACATGTGGGAATTCCATTGGTCTTGTTCCTCGGACTGTAACGGGTCAGAGGCGAGTGAGGAGACGGAGATTGCTGTGAATATCGGCGGTGTCAAGCACATTCTCTACGGGGACGTGCTGAACCGATATCCCGAGACGCGTTTGGCGGAGCTGGTGAACCGATCCACGGATTCCACACAAGATCTCTGTGCGCTCTGTGATGACTACGACGACTTAAAGCGAGAGTTTTACTTCGACAGAGACCCAGAGGCCTTCAAATGCATCCTAGAGCTGTATTACTACGGAGAGATTCATATTAAGCGAGGAATCTGTCCCATGTGCTTCATGAGAGAGATGGACTACTGGGAGATCGACGCGGAGTATCTGGATGAATGCTGTATAAGCAATTTAAATGAGGTGCAAACCGAGCTGGCGGAAATAGCAGATAAGGTCAAGACCATCCTGGATGATCTGGAGGATGATGAGACGGTCACTAGAGGTCAGAGGTGCCAAGCGTTTCTGCGGAATCTCATGGAGAAACCAGAGTCATCTTTAGCCGCGCGCGTAATCGCAGTGGTGTCGTTCGCCTTAATCCTGCTCTCCTCTGTGGTCATGTGCGTGGGAACCATCCCCGAGCTGCAAGTCCTAGACGCCAAGGGACACCACGTGGAACACCCGACCCTTGTGTTCATCGAGACGGCTTGCATCATCTGGTTCACCCTGGAATGCATTTTGCGCTTCATATCCTCTTCGAACAAACTGCGCTTTGTGTTTTCCTTCATGAATATAGTAGATGTTCTAACTATCATGCCGTTCTACTTAGTGTTGATTCTGGGCGCCGCTCAGATGGAGCTGGCCGACGTTCAGCATGCAGTGGAGGTGTTGCGCATTTTGCGCCTTGCGCGGATTTTTAA
Proteins encoded in this region:
- the LOC122325535 gene encoding potassium voltage-gated channel subfamily F member 1-like, which gives rise to MYSFINSFSVNMWEFHWSCSSDCNGSEASEETEIAVNIGGVKHILYGDVLNRYPETRLAELVNRSTDSTQDLCALCDDYDDLKREFYFDRDPEAFKCILELYYYGEIHIKRGICPMCFMREMDYWEIDAEYLDECCISNLNEVQTELAEIADKVKTILDDLEDDETVTRGQRCQAFLRNLMEKPESSLAARVIAVVSFALILLSSVVMCVGTIPELQVLDAKGHHVEHPTLVFIETACIIWFTLECILRFISSSNKLRFVFSFMNIVDVLTIMPFYLVLILGAAQMELADVQHAVEVLRILRLARIFKVARHSVGLQALAVSFKSSSNELGLMVTSMTVGVFLFSSLGYALEQSHPETMFTSIPQSLWWGIIAMSTVGYGDIYPKTTLGRCNAAASFLCGIVAIALPVHLIINNFVFVYSKQRVLESSAQHEIELMALRAKDETQGCPESTKKPSQASVVNSSVWDSAVVYPPDTTNAPKDQLSTKARSTTE